Proteins encoded by one window of Blastopirellula marina:
- a CDS encoding gamma-glutamyl-gamma-aminobutyrate hydrolase family protein: MFTKPVIGLNANFRNATHDRPAFSFISAGYFDAVIAAGGIPVVLPPVATPEDQQAVLQRLDGVVMIGGPDLDPNRDGFMRHASIRMMEPRREEADRSMMKLIAQMRVPVFGIGVGMQLLNVAMGGNLFMHIPEDLPGALPHHDTIDKHHRHGLEVVPGTLMERIFGDGEVRVNSSHHMAIDELAPGFIVSARSPDGVIEAIESIHEDWFAIGTQFHPEAESASALDQRIFEEFVEGIVVVKAGGVRVAAA; encoded by the coding sequence ATGTTTACCAAACCTGTTATCGGTTTGAATGCCAACTTTCGGAATGCTACCCACGATCGGCCAGCGTTCTCCTTTATCTCTGCCGGATACTTTGATGCAGTGATTGCGGCAGGCGGGATTCCTGTGGTCCTTCCACCGGTTGCCACCCCGGAAGATCAGCAGGCTGTTTTGCAGCGGCTGGACGGTGTGGTGATGATTGGTGGTCCGGACTTGGATCCTAATCGGGACGGGTTCATGCGTCACGCTTCCATCCGCATGATGGAGCCGCGTCGTGAAGAAGCCGACCGTTCGATGATGAAATTGATCGCCCAGATGCGCGTGCCGGTATTCGGTATTGGTGTTGGGATGCAACTATTGAACGTTGCCATGGGTGGCAACTTGTTCATGCACATTCCCGAAGACCTGCCGGGTGCGTTGCCGCATCACGACACGATCGACAAGCATCACCGCCACGGACTGGAAGTCGTTCCTGGCACCCTGATGGAACGCATCTTCGGCGATGGTGAAGTTCGCGTGAACAGCAGCCATCACATGGCCATCGACGAGTTGGCTCCTGGTTTCATCGTCTCGGCACGCAGCCCAGACGGCGTCATCGAAGCAATCGAGTCGATTCACGAAGATTGGTTTGCCATCGGTACGCAGTTCCATCCGGAAGCCGAGTCGGCTTCGGCACTGGATCAGCGCATTTTTGAAGAATTCGTCGAAGGCATCGTCGTCGTGAAGGCTGGCGGTGTCCGCGTGGCTGCCGCCTAG